Below is a window of Ralstonia nicotianae DNA.
TGCTCAACCCGATGGGCATGGCGATCGACGACATGGTCTGCGCGCGCCATTTCTATCAGCTTGCCGCGCGGGCCGGTGTCGGCACGCGGCTGCCGCTGCTATGACGCACGTCGAGGAGCGACCGGAGGCCCCGGACACCGCCGCCGAGGGGCCGGCCGGGTTTGCGGACCGCATCGACCGGGTACTCGCGCAGGACCTGCTCGACGCGCTCTGGCTGGAGGACCTGTACGGATTCCGTGGTCGGGCGACGTGGCGCACCGATGCGGCGGGCGAGGCCGTGCTGTCGGTGCCGGTGGCCGACGGTGCCGCGCTGCGGTGGCGCGGGGCGCGGCTGTCGGGCATGCGCGCGCTGCGGTTGTCGCAGGACGGCGCGGCCGTGGCGCTGCAACACGCCGCGACGTGCCGCCCGCTGCGCGCCGTGCAGACGCTCGATGCCCTGCAGCATGCGCCCTGGTGGCCGGCGTACAGCGAGCGCCTGGCGCAGCAGCTCGCGGTTGCGCAGCATCAGATGGCCCGCACCTTCGCGGCCGAGGCGGCACTGCTGGCGCGCGTGGCCGCCGCGCCGCGCAGCCTGGCCGCGTGGGAGGCCGTCTGCTGCCTGCGCGACCGGCCGTTCCATCCGCTCGCGCGCGCGAAGGTCTGGCCGGACCTGCCGGGCGAGGCGTTCGAGGTGGAGTCCGGACGCAGTGTCCCGCTGCATTGGGTGGCGGTGGCGCGCGACGCGCTGTTCTCGGGCGACGGCGCGGCCGGCGCGGACGAGGGCCGGTACGCGGCGCAGCCCGTCGCGGCGGCGCTGCTGAGCGAGGACGACTACGACGGGCTGGCCCGGCGCGCCGTCGAGCGCTGTACCGACCCCGCGGCGCTCTGGCTGCCGGTGCATCCGTGGCAGTGGCGCTATCTGCAGCGCAACCGCGTGGCGCTGGCGCTGCAGTGCGTGGATCTGGGCAGCGGGCCGGGCGCGGCGATGCCGACCGCATCGCTGCGCACGCTGAGCGTGGCGGACGGCGAGCGCCTGCACCTGAAGCTCGCGCTGAACGTGCAGGCGCTCGGGGCGGCGCGCACCTTGCCGCCGCGCTATCTGCGCAACGGCGTGCTGGCCGAGCGCTGCCTGGAGGCGCTGCGCGCGCGCGATGCCTGGCTCGGCGCGCACCTCGCGTTGTGCGGCGAGGGCGCGTGGTGGGCGCTGGGCAACGCCGCCTCGCTGATCGAGTCGCAGGGCGAGCTGGCCTGCATGCTGCGGCATTACCCCGCGCACGACGGCTGGCTGCTGCCGATGGCCGCCTGCGCGGCGGTGACGCTCGACGGCCGCCTGCCTGCACTCGAGGCGCTGTGCGGCGACCCTGCGTTGCAGACGTTGGCCGGGTCGGTGCCGGACGCACCCGCGGAGCGTGCGTGGCGCGTGTTCGGCCGGATCGCGCACCTGCTGATCGAACTCGGGCTGCGCTGCTTCGCGCATGGCGTGATGCCGGAACTGCACGGGCAGAACGTCATGCTGCGCATCGGCGCGGATGGCCTGCAGGGGCTGGTCCTGCGCGACCACGACACGCTGCGCATCTGCCCCGTGCTGATGGCGGCGGCCGGTGTCGAGGCGCCCGACTACGCGATCGACCGGAGCACGCCGAACACGCTGATCCTCGACGCGCCCGAGGCGCTGCTGGCGTACTTCCAGACCCTGGCCGTCGAAGTCAACCTGTACGCGATCCTGGCCGCGCTCGCCGAGCGCTACGGCACCGACGAGTCCATCGGCTGGCGCATCGTCGGGCGGACGCTGCGCGAAAGCGTGGACCTCGTCTTCGGCGAGGGTGGGGCCGCGGCGCTGCAAGGCTGCGTCGCGCAGGCGCTGTTCGACGCGCCGCAGTGGCCGTTCAAGCAGATCCTGGCTCCGCTGGCCGCCCGCGCTTCGATCGGCACCGGCATGCCGAGCGGCCTCGGCACGATCGCCAATCCGTTGCGGCAAGAGGCGCCGCCGCAGGAGGTGCCGCGCCGATGACCTTCCGCCCGAACCTTGCCGTCGTCACGCTGATCGGCTGCCAGGCCGTGATCACGCTGGGCCTGATGGTGCTGGTGCCGATCATGCCGTTCTTTCTGCGCGACCTGATGGGCGGTGGCGTTGCCGCCGCCGATGCGGTGCGCTGGACCAGCATCGCGCTCGCCGCGCCCGGCGTCGGCGCGCTGCTGTGCGCGCCGTTTGCCGGACGGTGGTGCGAGCGCTTCGGCTACCGGCGCGCGCTGCTGCTGGCGCTGTCGCTGTT
It encodes the following:
- a CDS encoding IucA/IucC family protein, producing the protein MTHVEERPEAPDTAAEGPAGFADRIDRVLAQDLLDALWLEDLYGFRGRATWRTDAAGEAVLSVPVADGAALRWRGARLSGMRALRLSQDGAAVALQHAATCRPLRAVQTLDALQHAPWWPAYSERLAQQLAVAQHQMARTFAAEAALLARVAAAPRSLAAWEAVCCLRDRPFHPLARAKVWPDLPGEAFEVESGRSVPLHWVAVARDALFSGDGAAGADEGRYAAQPVAAALLSEDDYDGLARRAVERCTDPAALWLPVHPWQWRYLQRNRVALALQCVDLGSGPGAAMPTASLRTLSVADGERLHLKLALNVQALGAARTLPPRYLRNGVLAERCLEALRARDAWLGAHLALCGEGAWWALGNAASLIESQGELACMLRHYPAHDGWLLPMAACAAVTLDGRLPALEALCGDPALQTLAGSVPDAPAERAWRVFGRIAHLLIELGLRCFAHGVMPELHGQNVMLRIGADGLQGLVLRDHDTLRICPVLMAAAGVEAPDYAIDRSTPNTLILDAPEALLAYFQTLAVEVNLYAILAALAERYGTDESIGWRIVGRTLRESVDLVFGEGGAAALQGCVAQALFDAPQWPFKQILAPLAARASIGTGMPSGLGTIANPLRQEAPPQEVPRR